ttgttttgtttgatcaAATACCAAAAACCGAATAACTGAAATTCCTATTTCTATGTTTTAACATGATTACCACTTCATACTTGGATTGTTGTACATCTCCAGAGAAGACATAATCATCCAGGGTATACTTTCCTGTATCTATCCAACTTTGTTCACAGATGTCTGTTACGTATACATCCATCCTATCCAATGGCTTTCTGTAGAAATTAGTTCTGATTCCTTAGGGTTCTCAGGTTTCATATTTCAATTTTGTAAAGAATTCTTCTGGTTTTCAAAGAAGGGTCATCAGTTGGTAACCTTTGATCTGGGGTTGTGTTTTCCACATGATTAGCACACCTTCTTGTCATCAGAATGTCGGGTTCTTCCCCGTTGCTTTTTACAGAAGGTCATGCTGCAGTGGTCCCGATATAACCCACATATTTTGCACAGTTGTGAATTTGACAGATGCATAGCTGTTGGAGAATAATGAGCAGGATCCTTGTCTTTTTTAAGGTAACTACATTCAGgtctttttgcattttcataGGTGTGGTGTCTTCTAATCCAAAGATCCTAGCTGGACCCTCACCTGTTTAGCATGCCAGCGCTTATTATTTGTTTCGGCGCTTCTTAGGTACTACTCATAACAGCCCTGTACCTTACTTTATATAATAGCTACCTTATTCTTACATTACTAGAACATAAATAATATCAACTAACTACCAAATGCTAGCTTGTTATCATTTCCTTACAAAAGTAAAATCAATATACAAGTTAAAATTACATGACTAATACAACTGAGcattgtatttgtgttttttcttttttgagttTTTCATCTGCCAGAAAACCTGAATTAACTAATCAGCAATCAGTTCTTTATTAAAGTGGGTGTgatagagcagggaaaacactaaaatgtgcaggaccTGTGGTATAATTGTCTCATTATAATTGTCTTCAAAACAACCATCATGACGAACACAAAACCAACTtgcaaaaaaaagacacaagctTTTTACAGAATCTGGCAAGTAAAAACTTTGTGTTTGGGTTTCCTACATCTTGCTTGTTCAGTCACGTGacttgtattgtttttcttcatAGTCATcaatatttattagcatatgCCAAAAGTGGTGGGTATGTGCACATGATCAGTCTAGTCtgtgttcaattattttaatgtttttactgtggttatattttaatcatataATATGCATTTTTGAGAACCATGTATGGTCTGTGTTAATCTTcacttaattaataaaattagtgTGTATCAGCGTCCCCTAGTGCTGGTGTGCATTTCCAGGCTACTTTTTAATCGTCTCGCTTTAGGACCTGGCGTGTGCACTCACCGGCCCAGATCAACTTGGAGAAATCGGCAGAGGAGTCTCACATGTTCCGTTTACAATTCGCAGCATTCATTTTGGACACAAAGCATACTCGGATAAAATGATCTAGGGAGAATAAATAATGTTGTAAAGTTGCGCGGTTTTCTtttcagattattattttttcccacgGAATTCATTGCTTGGTGTTAAACACAGACTGTGGAAGTGAACACGATTTGCCCTAGGTGGGTGAGCTAATGTGCACAAAACACGCCGCTGTTTTAATTACCCCTGTCTAGGCGACGGGCGCTGGCTTAAACAATTCGCTgccttaataaaaaacaaaatgctgtTTGGCTTGGCGGTTAGTGAACGCAAGCTGACTTCAGGATACTGGTGTTGATTGTGGATTGAGGAGTTTAATTTCATATGCACTTAACTTCTTCCAGGCGCTAACCTAGCTAATGCTACATCCTATAATAAACTCCGTATTATGGTGATAATAATTAccctgtttttaattatttattttgtgtgtacATAGGTAGCAACGCAGTCTTCTTCAAATACCGCGGTGAGCTACTTAGTTAGCTAACGCATTAGGTGGTGAATTAGCCTCCGTGTTTCAGAGGCCCGCTCTGTAGCCTGCTAGCTAGCTGCAGTTTATCACAAGATCACAACGCAgtactttgttttattacagCATGTCCTTAGTCTTCAAATTCAATTATaatgtggatttttttgttACCAATATATGAAGTAATAGATAGATTTGGCCCTCAAACTGAGTAGCTAATTCGCAAGAGTCAAGTGAAATAAACGGGTAACTATGGCTAATTTTGTTGGTAGGCTAACTAGCTGTGTCGCTAACTAGCTGTAGCCCGTGCAGAGTTTAAGCTACTTCGGCGGGGAAGCATTTATTTAGGTTGGCAGACATTTTAGCAAACAGCGCGtcctgtctgttttaaagtaaacaaaaaaaccccGAGTCGTTTACAGACAATGGGTGTTGCtgatttatgttaatattttattaaaaaaaatgttttccgaaggaaaaaaaaaaacaagatttcgtgtgggtgtgtgctgtTTAAGACAGCTTTACTAGACTTGTACTTAATTACTCAAGTTTTAGATCATACACATATCGAACCTGgcttatttctatttaacacaaaaataatcatcaaagtgtggtgtccagttttttttttcaactttcttACATTTTGCTAACTGATGCAATGTCCTCCCCCCCACCCTAAAATACCCTTACCATTTTGTAGCAATGGATCCAGAGAGACAGAAGCGCAGAGAGGAAATTGAAAAAGCCCTGGGATTTATTCAGTATGTCTTTTCTAATACATCTTTCTTATAACCTATTGTATGCAAGAATTTACAGATTGGTTGTTTAATGATCTTACGTTATGGTTCTGCAGGTCATCTTTACCATTCCCTGATCCTGATGGTTATGAGGTCAGTGTCTCATTAAGAAAAAATCGTACTTCCTCATGTAGtgtgtttttcatttcaaaGTGTTATTATTTTGAGAAATAATCCCATGTTCCACTTTTCTATACAGGCGTTTTTGACTCAGTTAGTGTGCAACTTGCTGGACGAAGGTAACACAGTGTTTCGTGATGGAGATTACAGGCAGGCAGCCGCGCACTACACTGAAGGTGTGAACGTAGCTCGATATGCCCAGTCTGAAGCCCTGGTCCTTCCTCCAGAACTGCTTGAAAGCCTTTACGTAAACAGGGCATCTGCACACTATAGCCTTGTAAGTAGATGTTCTATCTCCCTACACAGTTAAATTTAGTCTTAACGTTGCTTTGGGAAAGTGGAGAAGAGTCCATGTGCCGATTGCAATTGATTATTCTGCTCTCGTCTTTGTTCAGGGAGAGTACGAGCAGGGGGTGCAGGACTGTGACTGCGCGTTGGCCGTGTCTGAGGGTAACCGGAGAGCACTCTACAGAAAGGCACTGTGTCTGAGAGAGCTGGGTCGATTCAGAGAGGCGTACGAGTGTGGCACTGGGTGTCTGCTTACTTCCCCTCATGTACGTACCTTAATTCTGGATATGCTGCAGTGCAAACATCTGAATTCATCTGAAATCATTAATTTCAGTTGCAGACTGCGAATAATCATCAAAACACACTGTTGAAAATCTCAGTTTATAGATGTTCAGATACACGCAAGCAACGTTACGGTAATAAGTTAACCTGTAACGTACCatgaacagattaaaaaaaaaaaggtttaattggATTCACATAAATCAGAAGTAATACTTTTGTTTCCCTGATTATGGGATGTGTCATATGATAGGGAAAGAACATTACTCCTCTGACCAAGACTTTTTCTGGTGTAGTAATGGATGTGTTTTAATCCTGGTTTTGTTTCTGGTAAGTAGTCTCATGTTTGCAACTATAAACATTCCAGTTGCTGTAGTGATTTCTTTATCCTGGATTGCTGTTTTGATAAGCCAACAATATGCCATATTATTACATTCATGCTAAAATCAAAATTTGCAGCAGTgtttaaaacacgcacacagcataaaaatctgtttttcttGTGCACAGTATCAGTGCTTAAATTAAGTATTGCTGTGTGTGTCACGAGGATGTCTTGAcgtatttcatattttttcattcaACACAGGACAGTCAAGTCAGTGAGTTGGCTAAGGACCTGGCCAACAAACTTGGCCTGAAAATCCGCAAAGCCTATGTTAGTCTTCAGGTAATTTATCTACACTCATTTTGTATGGTATTTGTGTGACGTGAACAAGAGGCAGTGTATAATTCAGGTGAAGCTTGaacacacaattttttatatatatatatatatatatatatatatattttccccccATGTCCAGGTTGAATCCACAACATCTGGTCCAGCAAGTAATGGGGAAGCTGCACCTTCAGCAGGAGAGGTAGGTATAGGCTTTGTGTGCTTCATTATGGAGACCTaattttttgcataattttctcttttaattttatgtttcttcatttaactttttccatgtttaatctttttttagacATCCTCAAATGGTCTCGAGTCACTGACTGATATTGGATCAGGTAAAGCTGCATTTTAAGACCTCAGAATATATGTGTTTTGACTTTTAAACGGAAATGCTAATTTGACATTTTTGAgtattaagtgtgtgtttgactgactTTAATTTTGGATCATGCCCAGATTTGTCCAATGCCCAGTGCATCCCTGCACCTTTGGCCACCCCAATTCCGGTCAGTGATGACCCTGCAATGCCCCCAATGAGTTCCATAGTTCCCCAGGACACCCCTGAGAGTCCCAGTCAGGGCCCCACTGGGCAGGTGCAGTATTCCGTGCCAGTGTCTGAGGATGTGGGTGAATGTGTGATGAATCCAAATCTGGATAGCCTACTGGAAAAAGGAGCCGAGGTCAGTGTGGTAAGTCCTTGATCAGCAGTTTAGAGTCATTTTCAACAGTCTTTTTCGAAAccattggtttaaaaaaatattttttatttttttttatttacatattctaAAGAAACACATTATTCAAGTGTTTATAGTCACATACACAAAGTTAGCTCTAAGTATCTAAACTTTTTCACGGTTAGATCATAaatcaaatattataaaaataacttttcagTCAAAGCTTactgtttattcttttaattgGCATCAGCCATTATTGTTTTGTTAATCgactaaattttttattttctttgtctttattaGACCCCAGTTCAAGGTGCCATTCCTACTAACCTCCCAAACACAGCTGTAGGGTTGCGTGCTGCCTACCCCTCTGCTCTCCCAGCTTCTTCATCCCCGCTTCCACAACCTTATTTTGGCTCCACCACCAACCCCCTCACTCAGCTGGATGCTTTTTCAGCACTTGGACAGAGTGAAAGCTCACAAGCCATGGAGTCTCTTCTCCCTTTTCCTCCTGGGTCCGGAGAGGCTGTCGGAAGGGCTAGAGCTGAATCACTCGGCACACAAGGACTAGACTCTCTCTCTGAGTACACATTACCAGGTAATCCTTGGTTACAGCAAGTTTAGCAGTAGTAATGCACTAaatggctttctttttttttttttttttaattgttatagATCTTAGAGCCTTGTGTTATGGATGATCTGATAATAAATAGGGTTGGACAGaaggtattttatatatatatatatatatatatatatatatatatatatatatatatatatatatatatatatatatatataccataacACCTTCCCCTAATAATCTCCTGGTAAATTTgccagacagttttttttttttttttggcacattaCCAATACACCTCCCCCCAGTGATCTTTCCAGGTTTTGAAAATGTGATTTTGAAACCCCTTATTTTTCTAGGATTTTCATGACTATGCAGACCCTATTATGGTGcacagcagattttttttcttctctgtaaTTAAAGTGATGTGTTGCTACTTTTAAGTACACTGGGATTCCTTGTTACCATATTACCACCCAGGCCTAATACTGACTATGTTTCCAAATCCAAGTCTTTGCAAGATGTTGATATTGTGCGGttcctaaaatatatatatatagtgtcaAATCCACATTTCCTGTTAATGATGGggaatttatttttccttattagATCTTTTTCCTATTTAGATCCTAATGCATGCTAATTCTTGAAATAGTGGCAGAACCGCTTAATATTACAGATATTGTGGTGCTAAATCTTTGTGTTATACTTACTTTCTCTTTATTTACACAGGTGGAAGAGTCTCTAGCAGTTTCTTCTCTGGATTAAGGAACCATAGTACCATTCACTCAGTAAGCACTTTTTGTTACTTCACTCATGAGTCTTTCAGTTCTCCTAATAGAAAGAGCTGcttatttgtttagaatttgtCATTAATCCATTAAGTATATTTTGTccaacaaatcttttttttttaatgatgattcCTGTAGAATGGCTCAGCTGCCACAAACCTTTCCCTCTTGTCCCAGAATCCACTTGCTGCCACTCATGAGTTCAGACAGGCCTGTCATGCCTGTTACAGTCGCATAGGTactgtgtgtgagacatgtttATCAGTACTACATTTATATTCCCTGCACTATGTTTAGACTTCATTTAACAAGCAGAGCTTGATATTTGCTTCTGATTTAGGTCCTCGGGTCATGGATTACAAGTATCAGCCTGAAGCAGCTCATCGCTGTAAAAGAGATGTGCTGCTCTGTCGCCTCAAATCTTCTGAAGACGCCACTTGGAAGAGGATACGGCCTCGCCCTGCCCGGAATAACTTCCTTGGGGCGTTTGTGCTTTGCAAAGGTATTTTACTGTGTTgcagtttaaataaacacagtcaTGAAGGTCAAAGGTATCATTTTGTTTTCCACTAGTTGATTTGTTGAGTTTGCTGATGCTTTTGTACTCTCAATACAGAAGTGCAGGAGCGTCAGGAGTGTCAGTATGGAGAAAACTGCACATTTGCCTATTGTCAGGAGGAAATAGATGTGTGGACCCAGGAGAGAAAAGGAGCTTTATGTCGAGAGCTATTATT
The DNA window shown above is from Clarias gariepinus isolate MV-2021 ecotype Netherlands chromosome 14, CGAR_prim_01v2, whole genome shotgun sequence and carries:
- the zc3h7bb gene encoding zinc finger CCCH domain-containing protein 7B isoform X1 — encoded protein: MDPERQKRREEIEKALGFIQSSLPFPDPDGYEAFLTQLVCNLLDEGNTVFRDGDYRQAAAHYTEGVNVARYAQSEALVLPPELLESLYVNRASAHYSLGEYEQGVQDCDCALAVSEGNRRALYRKALCLRELGRFREAYECGTGCLLTSPHDSQVSELAKDLANKLGLKIRKAYVSLQVESTTSGPASNGEAAPSAGETSSNGLESLTDIGSDLSNAQCIPAPLATPIPVSDDPAMPPMSSIVPQDTPESPSQGPTGQVQYSVPVSEDVGECVMNPNLDSLLEKGAEVSVTPVQGAIPTNLPNTAVGLRAAYPSALPASSSPLPQPYFGSTTNPLTQLDAFSALGQSESSQAMESLLPFPPGSGEAVGRARAESLGTQGLDSLSEYTLPGGRVSSSFFSGLRNHSTIHSNGSAATNLSLLSQNPLAATHEFRQACHACYSRIGPRVMDYKYQPEAAHRCKRDVLLCRLKSSEDATWKRIRPRPARNNFLGAFVLCKEVQERQECQYGENCTFAYCQEEIDVWTQERKGALCRELLFDPLGTNERRALSVTRLLQIHMGMFMFLCEECFDSKPRIISKRSKENLGVCSNLTAKHPFDDNKCLVHVVRSANVRYSKIRPLHPLCQFDVCRHEVRYGCQREDSCSFAHSVIELKCWVLQQDTGITHEEMVQESKRHWQRLEQNAQRQKPMHVPHQTSNSSNPVTSAAFGTGGGVGMGGDSIGGGGSGGGTCGRGRGLNLKMKFVCGQCWREGQVNEPDKALKYCTAKAKHSWTKERRVLLVKSFEKKKWVVVRPLPFSRTYPQQYDMCVHVMKQKKCHYIGNCSFAHSSEERDVWTYMKNNSLRDMQQMYDLWLSLTNQNRRTDGPLLTPPPEDKQNVMQADYTESVATRRMSGGGEL
- the zc3h7bb gene encoding zinc finger CCCH domain-containing protein 7B isoform X3 is translated as MDPERQKRREEIEKALGFIQSSLPFPDPDGYEAFLTQLVCNLLDEGNTVFRDGDYRQAAAHYTEGVNVARYAQSEALVLPPELLESLYVNRASAHYSLGEYEQGVQDCDCALAVSEGNRRALYRKALCLRELGRFREAYECGTGCLLTSPHDSQVSELAKDLANKLGLKIRKAYVSLQVESTTSGPASNGEAAPSAGETSSNGLESLTDIGSDLSNAQCIPAPLATPIPVSDDPAMPPMSSIVPQDTPESPSQGPTGQVQYSVPVSEDVGECVMNPNLDSLLEKGAEVSVTPVQGAIPTNLPNTAVGLRAAYPSALPASSSPLPQPYFGSTTNPLTQLDAFSALGQSESSQAMESLLPFPPGSGEAVGRARAESLGTQGLDSLSEYTLPGGRVSSSFFSGLRNHSTIHSNPLAATHEFRQACHACYSRIGPRVMDYKYQPEAAHRCKRDVLLCRLKSSEDATWKRIRPRPARNNFLGAFVLCKEVQERQECQYGENCTFAYCQEEIDVWTQERKGALCRELLFDPLGTNERRALSVTRLLQIHMGMFMFLCEECFDSKPRIISKRSKENLGVCSNLTAKHPFDDNKCLVHVVRSANVRYSKIRPLHPLCQFDVCRHEVRYGCQREDSCSFAHSVIELKCWVLQQDTGITHEEMVQESKRHWQRLEQNAQRQKPMHVPHQTSNSSNPVTSAAFGTGGGVGMGGDSIGGGGSGGGTCGRGRGLNLKMKFVCGQCWREGQVNEPDKALKYCTAKAKHSWTKERRVLLVKSFEKKKWVVVRPLPFSRTYPQQYDMCVHVMKQKKCHYIGNCSFAHSSEERDVWTYMKNNSLRDMQQMYDLWLSLTNQNRRTDGPLLTPPPEDKQNVMQADYTESVATRRMSGGGEL
- the zc3h7bb gene encoding zinc finger CCCH domain-containing protein 7B isoform X2 — translated: MDPERQKRREEIEKALGFIQSSLPFPDPDGYEAFLTQLVCNLLDEGNTVFRDGDYRQAAAHYTEGVNVARYAQSEALVLPPELLESLYVNRASAHYSLGEYEQGVQDCDCALAVSEGNRRALYRKALCLRELGRFREAYECGTGCLLTSPHDSQVSELAKDLANKLGLKIRKAYVSLQVESTTSGPASNGEAAPSAGETSSNGLESLTDIGSDLSNAQCIPAPLATPIPVSDDPAMPPMSSIVPQDTPESPSQGPTGQVQYSVPVSEDVGECVMNPNLDSLLEKGAETPVQGAIPTNLPNTAVGLRAAYPSALPASSSPLPQPYFGSTTNPLTQLDAFSALGQSESSQAMESLLPFPPGSGEAVGRARAESLGTQGLDSLSEYTLPGGRVSSSFFSGLRNHSTIHSNGSAATNLSLLSQNPLAATHEFRQACHACYSRIGPRVMDYKYQPEAAHRCKRDVLLCRLKSSEDATWKRIRPRPARNNFLGAFVLCKEVQERQECQYGENCTFAYCQEEIDVWTQERKGALCRELLFDPLGTNERRALSVTRLLQIHMGMFMFLCEECFDSKPRIISKRSKENLGVCSNLTAKHPFDDNKCLVHVVRSANVRYSKIRPLHPLCQFDVCRHEVRYGCQREDSCSFAHSVIELKCWVLQQDTGITHEEMVQESKRHWQRLEQNAQRQKPMHVPHQTSNSSNPVTSAAFGTGGGVGMGGDSIGGGGSGGGTCGRGRGLNLKMKFVCGQCWREGQVNEPDKALKYCTAKAKHSWTKERRVLLVKSFEKKKWVVVRPLPFSRTYPQQYDMCVHVMKQKKCHYIGNCSFAHSSEERDVWTYMKNNSLRDMQQMYDLWLSLTNQNRRTDGPLLTPPPEDKQNVMQADYTESVATRRMSGGGEL